The sequence below is a genomic window from Arcobacter sp. LA11.
AAGTTGTAGCAGAAGCAGTTGCTGAAGGTGAAACAGAAGTTTCTGAAGAAGTAAAAACAGAGGAAGCATAATTATGGCAGGGGCAACTCCAAAATTAATTAAAGAATTAAGAGAAAAATCTGGTGCAGGAATGCTTGATTGTAAAAAAGCATTAAATGAATGTGAAGGTAACATTGAAGAAGCGATAAAGTTTTTAAGAGAAGCTGGTTTATCTAAAGCAGCTAAAAAATCTTCGAATGTTGCAGCAGAAGGTATTATCACAGTTTTAGTTAACGAAGATAATACAAATGCTACAATGACTGAGATTAACTCACAAACTGACTTCGTTGCTAAAAATGAGCAATTCCTTAACTTAGTAAGTGGAATTACTGCGCATGCACAATCAAATGGAATTGCAGATGCTGAAGCTTTAGCTGCTTCAACAATTGAAGGTCAAGACTTCCCAACTTTCTTAAATGAAAAAATTGCTGTAATTGGTGAAAATTTAGTTGCAAGAAAAGTTTCAAATGTAAGTGGTGAAGTTGTAAATGCATATGTTCACTTAGGAAAAGTAGGTGTTATTTTATCTGCTACTTGTGATGATAGTGCACGTGAAAAAACAGTTGATTTATTAAAAAAAGTTGCAATGCATGCAGCTTCAATGAAACCAACTGTTATTGCTTATACTGATTTAGCTGCTGATTTTATTGAATCAGAAAATAAAGCAATTATTGCTGATATTGAAAAAGAGAATGAAGAGTTAGTAAGACTTGGTAAGCCTC
It includes:
- the tsf gene encoding translation elongation factor Ts; its protein translation is MAGATPKLIKELREKSGAGMLDCKKALNECEGNIEEAIKFLREAGLSKAAKKSSNVAAEGIITVLVNEDNTNATMTEINSQTDFVAKNEQFLNLVSGITAHAQSNGIADAEALAASTIEGQDFPTFLNEKIAVIGENLVARKVSNVSGEVVNAYVHLGKVGVILSATCDDSAREKTVDLLKKVAMHAASMKPTVIAYTDLAADFIESENKAIIADIEKENEELVRLGKPLKNIPEFVSRVQLTEEAVAAAESRMKEELLAQGKPEKIIGNIIKGKINRWIEDNSQLDRAHALLSQTYVMDDSMTVEQAITACDASIKLTEYVRFELGEGIEKKEEDFAAEVAAQMS